One Salvia splendens isolate huo1 chromosome 1, SspV2, whole genome shotgun sequence genomic window, GTCACTGGATCAGCCCAGGCTAAGGTGATTCTGAATGACCGTTCACGTTATTTGTTTAGGTTATACACATTCATATCTAACTTATGTTCTTCCTGCTCTGCTCTAGATCTATGACCGTGATGGACTTACATTGGGAGAATTTGTCAAGGGGGACATGTATATCAGGGATCTTAAGAATACTAAAGGCCACATATCTGGGTTGACGTGTGGAGAATGGCATCCTAAGGACAAGCAGACTATCCTAACATCATCTGAGGATGGTTCACTGCGAATATGGGATGTAAATGACTTCAAAAGTCAAAAACAGGTAACTGTTTTAACCTTTCTGGTTGCTCACTCATTTGTTGGAGAGCTTTGGTAGCACCTGAGGGTTGTTTGGAAGAATTGAGTGTAATGTACATAAAAGGATGCGAAATCATGTTAGACACTTTCAGCCCATCACAATCTTCAAACCTTCAGAAAATCAAAACATGAATGTATTCAAAGACGCATAGTATAtacataaaatagaaacatataACCATATATGTCGTCACCCTTGAGTATACATTGTGCAGCTGCATCATTGTACCATCTATTCCCAAGCAAATTTCACTCTCATTATGGTTGATTTTAATTATTAGTGAATCTCTGAAGAAAAAGCtattatggaaataaataatcaatTCAGATACCATCTGAAAATCGTTTTCTGTTTTTTCAGAAGTTACTAATATAATTGTTCAAATTATTCATGAGTTTGATGGGTTTCTTATTTTATGTTTTCCTACTTTCTTGGTTGAGTGGAGAGAGCCAGCAGCCAGGGAAATGGGCCACTATAGAGTTGTAAGTTAAGATAGATGTGTTATACTCGTACGTGATTGGAATTCTACTTACTCATAGAAATACAGTATTGGTTTCTTGAAAGAGAACATTCCATGGCTGAATGGTTTCTTCATTCAGTCATTAAGTTTATGTCTAGATTTTACTCATTTTCCTAACGTTAACAATTTTTCATGGTATGGTTGAAAACCAACATCAGCGATTTGTATAGAtgtacttatttattttaattttctcatGATTGTCTCTTAATTATTAGGTTATCAAACCCAAGCTTTCTAGGCCTGGACGCGTTCCTGTAACAACGTGTGCCTGGGATCGTGAAGGTAAACGGATTGCAGGTGGTATTGGCGATGGTTCCTTGCAGGTAGGTTTTGATTGATGTGCTGAGCTCTTCACTATACTATATGACTGAGGCAGATATTAAAGTTATTAATCATCTTGTCTGTCAGCTATAATTATACTTGGAGAATGCTTTCTGGCTTGCCTTAATTACATTTAAACAATTACCATTTTCTGTGGCGTGCTCTTACAGATATGGAACATCAAATCCGGATGGGTAAGCCGGCCAGACATACACGTTGGAGATTGCCACACAGATGATATTACATCCCTCAAGTTTTCGAGTGATGGATTAATCCTTTTGTCAAGAAGCTTTGATGGTACACTCAAGGTATTCTAGAGATGCTAAGGAAATCTACcaatttctttgttttttaaattCTTGTAGGAATTTATGAAGTACTTCTATGGAGCCTGTTATTTTAAGGGTTGACCTAATAGACTTATATCCATACCTGCCATGTGTACCAGGTCTGGGATTTGCGTCAAATGAAGAAGGCTCTTCATGTTTTTGATGATCTTCCGAACAATTATGCTCAGACAAATGTGGCATTCAGCCCTGACGAAGAACTCTTCTTGACTGGAACATCAGTTGAAAAGAATAACACAACAGGAGGTATGCTATGTTTCTACGACAGATCAAAAATGGAATTGGTGTCAAGAGTTGGAATATCTTCAACATATAGTGTTGTTCAATGTGCGTGGCATCCGAGGATAAACCAGGTAATTTAATTGTGCTTTATATTCCGAGAATCATACCTTTTGAATACTCAGATTTGAGAATCCAAAAAACTTCATGCATCATGAAGTATTATTTACAGAGAGTCCAGCTATTGAATATGCCTTAACCTGAAACTTTTAGGCTGTATGCACTAATCCGTCCGCATTTAATCTCTGGTATCAAACCCTGCAGATCTTCGCAACAGTAGGGGACAGACACGAAGGAGGAACCCATATACTATACGATCCGACCATCAGCGAGAGGGGAGCACTCGTGTGCGTTGCACGTGCACCACGGAAGAAGTCTCTCGATGATTTTCAGGCACTGCCCGTCATTCACAATCCGCACGCGCTGCCATTATTCAGAGATCAGCCTAGCCGTAAACGTCAGCGCGAGAAAACACTGAAGGACCCACTCAAGTCCCACAAGCCGGAGCTACCCATGACGGGGCCAGGCCATGGTGGAAGAGTTGGTTCGACAACAGGAAGCATGCTGACGCAGTACCTTCTTAAGGTAATGTGGCTTTTACTCATTCTCAAACAATGCTTTGAGAGACCAAGTGCTCACAGTTTCACATTCTGTTACAGCAAGGGGGTATGATTAAGGAAACATGGATGGATGAAGATCCCAGAGAAGCTATCCTCAAGTATGCTGATGTTGCTGTCAAAGATCCTAAATATATCGCGCCAGCGTACGCTCAGACGCAGCCGGAAACAGTCTTCGCCGAGTCTGATTCAGAGGATGATGAGAAATAAGTGGTGATGATGGTTATGTCTCAATTCTGAACAGTTGAAGGGCGAAATCTTGTTATGGCCTTACATGTGCTGTTCTACTGTAGATGTTACTATAGTTGGAGTATTTGATTTGTAGCAACTGCCAAACCAATGGTCCTTTAATGATCATTCAGACATGATAGATTCTTTTTTGGATATTATAGTGAAATATTAATGTGATAGAATAACTGAGACCTAGTATTTTTTTTGAGGATGTCTATGCCAGGCAAagtgagattttttttttttttttttttttgcaataatTGAATGTCTTCTTTCTcctaatttttttctctcttgcCCTACTttatctcttttttattttgttctaaTTTAGTTTCTCATTCTGTCTTTCTCTTAATTTTCTCTATACTTTAGTAATATCTACTACGCACGATTTAACCTACTACACAACAATTTCTAAATTCTTGAGCCCAAGTAGAATTGCATCACTACTTAAACTATTGTGTTAGTATTAGTTTTACAAGTTATTTAAAAATcgttttgtctattttttataacttaaaaatgaataataaaataaattaacctTGGATTTGTAGTATAACTATAACTTTTCGTATGTTGTGATATAATACTTCATATACCGCTATACCATGGAgcattatacaaataaataattactgtgttaatgtgtgAAGCTGTATTActataataattgataatatCAAAATATAACATTATGAAGTTATATTAAAATttctttaaaaattattaaaataatatttatactaaagttgtatattatatttatatatatatttttaattaagttaTTTACATACTGtgattaaatatattttaaattgagaattaattatttaaattgtaaCATTGTATTATAGTAGTAGACTAGTACTCCTTCTgattcttcatagttgagtcattcataattgagtcatttttccatttcaggaagttccttcatagttgagttatttccatatatggtaacttttttctctttcttactttattctctctactttattcactttatactttattctctctatctttctcttacttttttatctatttatttaacacacccaaCATTCCTTTCTAAAtatccgtgccgaaaagtttcgtCTCAACtgtgaagaaacggagggagtaattaacaaTACTGAATCTCAATTTTGCTTagttaaacaaataaaattctAACCGATCGTTGAAGATTTGATTTATTACAACTATCATTAATTTAAAGTTTATATTATTTTCGATGATATTTTAAAGTTTACACCATTACCCTTGTTTTTGTCTTAACCAactctttcttttctcttcattatttattttaaatgttcTTCTTGTTAACTATTCTTATTACCTTTCATTGTAATATAAATATCTCATACAACAAAATTAAATGCTAAATAGAAGTGTTTCAAATGGAGATTATTCTTTAATCTTTTGCCAAAATATGTCAGAGTACTACTTTTCTTTACTCCTTCCTTCCGTCCCAAAAAAAACAAGGACATTTGAGACAACATAGTAATTAATgtataaagtaaaagaaatgagGAGAATAGTAGTTAAATAATGTTAGTAGATAgtaagagcatgcgcagcggtggcgtccgtcgccaccgccgtccgcgccgctggcacagacgccatccgccgccgctgcgctcacgccgctggcacggcgctgctcgatgtatcgagcacgtccgtgccagcggacgcacacgtggcggcctcccattcgtcaacggctcgaccgttgtgtttaaaaaattttatttttttttaaaaaatcggttttttattaaaaaaaccgataaaaaataaaaaaaaatcacttccccaaaaaaatatatccgtttataaccgttttacaccttttaatttttttcatttttttaccccaaaaatacacactttcatctataaatacccccaatttcaccccaaaaaattcacatcaaactacacaactctcatcatcattctccaatatccattctcatctccattctctcatatccattttcatcttcattctctcataccctacaacatcactatgtccggccaagacgataacccttcgggctcccacggttggaaccccgaatggttcggttcacaaccgtttcctagtccggaaacggaatattcggcccctcctcaaacccaagattcggccgttccgggtggctaccgtccatacccaatcgacgaccaaggtgcctccgaagggcgctacgggtggacaccggagcctaggcatcgcgccccttcccaaatgtcttttttattttatttgtattttgtaatatttattgtgattttttaatgaattttagtattatggaaatgtttatgtttaattgaatattaaattaattgtgctcgtccttgcggaagagcacaattgtgggtgttgtgctcttgccagagagcaggcatgaatagtaccgcccgggcccacaaccgtgccgctggcaagagcacggttgtggatgctctaagactcatattattagtagtgtttaatagtgGACCCTAATAGTATAAGTTTAATAAATTGACTATATGGTAATGAGTTTGGAGGAAGTTTCCATAGATGGAAATGTGATAATTTTATGGGACAGGCGAAAAAGGAAAttgtccttatttttatgggaaatAGGGGTATTACTTTGGGAGAAGGTAATTGCATAATTTACAGGAGTACAAAAtgttactttttttatttatattggtCAAAATATTCAAAGTTTATACctaaagttttattttatcatatctGTTTAAGCGATCGTTAACTTTTTTACCTGCACAACATATAAAATACTATGATACAATGATAAACTTTTGtagtaatattaaaataatgataGAACTTTTTGTATCAATAGataattataatagtaataaaatatttatagtctatataaataaaaaattaacaatatccaaacaaaaatagaatattaccaaaataaaatactactaccacgaactaagagcatctccaaaggTGGACGTCCGGTCGGCCgtgcgcgacgggcgaccgggacgccCGCCATTGTGAcaggggaggtcggatacggacgtcccgtgaggacgtcgggtgtcctcggacgtcggcgcgacgggcgggcggacgtccgtcattgtggcgtgggtcggacgtccgggtcgggcgttggtcccgccatcagtttcgtcgccaacggcaaccagcacaatatgggatactatttggcggatgagatatacccaaactggcccgtctttgtgaagacaatcaagcatccgctcggacaaaagaagtcatactttgcgagccgtcaagaagcagcgcgcaaggatgtggagcgggcatttggtgtgctccagagtcgatgggcggtagtcaagggtcctgcacggcagtggtatattcccaacatcggcgatgtcatgtactcatgtatcataatgcacaacatgattgtcgaaaatgaaggtgcggaactgactcagtggaccaatgaagatgatacgggtgcaggtctaagtcacggcgtggccaccgcgaatgtgaatatgggggtacctcatggagaggtcgagcggatgcgtgcatttgccgacatgcagcaaacagatgcccatgttcgacttcagaacgatattatcgaagaggtttggacgcggaagggttgacgttgatgttagtactttttttgttttattattatgtaatttttttttcaaatcatgtatattttttttaaatgaagttgttaatttttcccgttcgtattcgtgttgaaattttatttccataaacgtaaattgttttatttgtgaatttgtgatttttttattgcgggaagtcctagtgggaagggcgatgggaagggcggattgtgaaggggatgtcctactGACGtagcagtgggatgggaagtcctagtgacgtggcgggaggtgttttcgggatgtccgagtgggacatccgcccattggagatgctctaaactttttataggagtataatattaatatGTACTCCTTATTAGTATAGTTAATTTTGTATGAATTGTGTACTTTGTCTTCTCCCCAATGTGCATTCGCAGCTCTAGGGTTTCTTACCCGTCAGCAAATCTGAATCTCCCAAattttgttctatttgtttAACTTAACCCTCTTTCACTGTATTAGTGCTTTGGGGTTAAAGCGCGTACCTTGTTGAGTGAAAGGGATGAGCCTTTTCCAATTCCAACGAAGCTACTGAGAATCCGAGACTTTTCTCCATGGAAAATCCGGCTCCGATTGTACTGGATATCAGCTCCGACGAGGAGACGGTTTTCGGTGACGTCTCAAAAGGCTTCGGCGAATTCGGCTATAAGGAAGACGGCGAATGGCTGTCCAGGCTGCTGGTTGAGGTCGGCGGAAACATAGATGATGATTCCGACGACGTCGTTTTTGTAGGTGAGCTGTTCCCGAACGCCACTAAGAAATCGAGATCAGATTCAGTGAAGGTTGCTATTGATGACGGAGATGATGACGATTGTATGGTTTTGGATGGCGACCCTGACAATCCGGTGGTCGCCGTGAATCATAAGGATGACGGTGATGATTCCGATGATCTCGAGATTGTTGGGGAGAAGGGTGAGGTATGTGTTCCTTTTCATTTTTGCATGTTTGATTACATGACAATTAAATATTGCCCCTTTTTTgttaactttttaattttgttggaTTGGGTGAAGAGAGTTGAATATATCACTTTCTTATGTTATTTGGTTTGGATTGTTTGTCTCTTATGAAGCTTGATATCTCTCTGCAATGATGGATTTGTTGGAAATTTTCGGAGAAATTGATTTGCGGTTTTTACGTTGTGTACTTTAAATTTAGATGTTTTTGTTTGTGCAACCATTATCTTGGTGATAAGAAGGGCTCGGGGTCTGATTCTAGAGGatgtgttgtgttttctgttaaAGGTAGCCAACCGTAGTAGCTGCAATTTTTAGTATATCATGAAATACCCTTGGTTACTAGCTATGAATGTGAAAAGGTGGGAACTACTGCTTCTTGAAGTCTACTTCTCAAATAGTTGATCGAATATAAAAGATTTCTGACATACTTAGTACTTCCTCcatttcttcatagttgagtcattttttcatttcggaaagtttcttcatagttgagtcatttccatatatagtaattattttctctttcttactttactctctcttacttttttctctctactttattcactttctactttattctctccactttttttctctcttacttattttatctatttattcaacacactcaacatccctttcttaaactccgtgccgaaaagtttcgcctcaactatggtgaaacggagggagtactttttttcGAATTCAGTTAAAGCTTTGGGAACTAAAAGTGCGTATGTGTGAATATAATGGttattatttggtatttataaGGCCTCTGTCATGCCTGCTAATTGTTACTGATTTAATCTCGTTTTGAAGATACTAGTTGTTGTTATACTTTATTTGTTCAGATATTGGTTAAAACAAATGGCTACTGCATCTACAGGTGGCGTGCAGGGACTTTCCTCACCCAAGACATCTCTGTGCTAAGTATCACTTTGCGACTTATCGGCATGAGGTTCATTGTGGCCaggtaatttcttttattttgatattttgatatgTCTAGGGGAGAGTAGAAGGCTTCCATCTTTGATTTTGAATTCCTTAATTTCAGTGTCACTGTTATGTGTGTGATGTATTGGCTCCATGTCTCCATTGGGGCACTGGCTTTAACAGTGCTGACCATTGCCATGCTAGTGACAAAGAGGAATTCTGGAAATCAGAGCGGAAGCGTGTGAAGAAAATCGATAAGCCTGTTGCTAATCGCAGTACGATTACTGCTTGTGTAGAATCGTATTTCCAATCAATTCAAGTGCCGGGATGTGCTCCATCACAACCACACTCTTTGCCTCAGAATCAGGGTGTTAACCCCGGGACAATTCGTCCTTGTGTTCAGTCATCCAGTGTTAGTATGCCGAATGCCATGAACCGAGTAAGAAGCCAACCACCTGGACGTGTTGCTTCTAGATATAACCCTCTATCGCCGTTAGCTTCAGTGCGGTCACACTCACAACCTAGAAGTCCTTACACCCTTACTCCAAGGGTTGCTCCTATGAACAAAAGCCACCCTGTAGGAAGCCAAATTCCTCAATCCTCCCATCGTCCAGTCTTCAAACGTAATGGGTTGATTGGGGCttccactaataataataaGCACGCACATAGGTCTCAACTATCTGGAGACCCAACTCTAAGCAGGCGCCGGGCGTTGCAGGCTGCTG contains:
- the LOC121752800 gene encoding WD repeat-containing protein 70-like; its protein translation is MDDEADIYEGVRAQFPLSFGKQSKSQTPLELVHNATRRTTAASSTSTAANDKPSASAFPSLSSSSQDWINSFRNSNPRNSSRDGGVGKLVGPPRPPADLDEEDEMPIGPPPGSGGAGNEDEEPRIGPPRPPPGKAENDYELTIGPPRPPPGKAEDSDDDDDGPAIGPPRPPPGAIDTDSDEDEEEDADEEDDGPGYRIPLSNEIILKGHTKVVSALAVDHTGSRVLSGSYDYTVRMYDFQGMNSHLQSFRQLEPFEGHQIRGLSWSPTADRFMCVTGSAQAKIYDRDGLTLGEFVKGDMYIRDLKNTKGHISGLTCGEWHPKDKQTILTSSEDGSLRIWDVNDFKSQKQVIKPKLSRPGRVPVTTCAWDREGKRIAGGIGDGSLQIWNIKSGWVSRPDIHVGDCHTDDITSLKFSSDGLILLSRSFDGTLKVWDLRQMKKALHVFDDLPNNYAQTNVAFSPDEELFLTGTSVEKNNTTGGMLCFYDRSKMELVSRVGISSTYSVVQCAWHPRINQIFATVGDRHEGGTHILYDPTISERGALVCVARAPRKKSLDDFQALPVIHNPHALPLFRDQPSRKRQREKTLKDPLKSHKPELPMTGPGHGGRVGSTTGSMLTQYLLKQGGMIKETWMDEDPREAILKYADVAVKDPKYIAPAYAQTQPETVFAESDSEDDEK
- the LOC121752825 gene encoding uncharacterized protein LOC121752825 isoform X1; this encodes MENPAPIVLDISSDEETVFGDVSKGFGEFGYKEDGEWLSRLLVEVGGNIDDDSDDVVFVGELFPNATKKSRSDSVKVAIDDGDDDDCMVLDGDPDNPVVAVNHKDDGDDSDDLEIVGEKGEVACRDFPHPRHLCAKYHFATYRHEVHCGQCHCYVCDVLAPCLHWGTGFNSADHCHASDKEEFWKSERKRVKKIDKPVANRSTITACVESYFQSIQVPGCAPSQPHSLPQNQGVNPGTIRPCVQSSSVSMPNAMNRVRSQPPGRVASRYNPLSPLASVRSHSQPRSPYTLTPRVAPMNKSHPVGSQIPQSSHRPVFKRNGLIGASTNNNKHAHRSQLSGDPTLSRRRALQAAVTDVRRSQATVLSSRPNMDARHANYSSSNPRMNLQRLPNYSPVFTPHQSLTPSQPSVSGTSLGSPRLQPYTCTEPRAGNISKSAGPEPYITSVPDSHVPSQTVDSCHSDAGNTFLDQLHSRSTISSCSGPINDFAQPQKQSHPTSPLAYGQNDVQHQHLTQSGMGSSPADFGFFCDSSVNHGNMQIHAENGAPAETSQVQNIQDDQPSVTPLTVDNPPQQNTAYTSPMNDDVCQFPESGGPGSFDFHLLDSSWMFENQSFTGAVEAAASPNWNVYSPETAFADTGTLFDI
- the LOC121752825 gene encoding uncharacterized protein LOC121752825 isoform X2; the protein is MENPAPIVLDISSDEETVFGDVSKGFGEFGYKEDGEWLSRLLVEVGGNIDDDSDDVVFVGELFPNATKKSRSDSVKVAIDDGDDDDCMVLDGDPDNPVVAVNHKDDGDDSDDLEIVGEKGEVACRDFPHPRHLCAKYHFATYRHEVHCGQCHCYVCDVLAPCLHWGTGFNSADHCHASDKEEFWKSERKRVKKIDKPVANRSTITACVESYFQSIQVPGCAPSQPHSLPQNQGVNPGTIRPCVQSSSVSMPNAMNRVRSQPPGRVASRYNPLSPLASVRSHSQPRSPYTLTPRVAPMNKSHPVGSQIPQSSHRPVFKRNGLIGASTNNNKHAHRSQLSGDPTLSRRRALQAAVTDVRRSQATVLSSRPNMDARHANYSSSNPRMNLQRLPNYSPVFTPHQSLTPSQPSVSGTSLGSPRLQPYTCTEPRAGNISKSAGPEPYITSVPDSHVPSQTVDSCHSDAGNTFLDQLHSRSTISSCSGPINDFAQPQKQSHPTSPLAYGQNDVQHQHLTQSDSCRERGTS